One genomic window of Halovivax cerinus includes the following:
- a CDS encoding helicase HerA domain-containing protein codes for MSNDLPDPPQNRNVPAASDTVVGTVEQPGDSADEFQFIAPNDIDVRTGEFIVYNTTVEGEHHNVLARVTNTEQERGLPGDFLANPGVDSDAVADALGVPTGDVELNSVTARIIGYFNDDMGTFTNPRSLPDPGSRVYLANNAFLEAVLPNADWESDAGLAHVGWLLNRPARDANVFLPIDEFASTHLAILASTGSGKSYTASVIMEEMMRPSSRAAMLVFDPHGEYDTLEDMRKSKYEDVFSDGDYTPEVNIVQPDEITIAIPDLNYGDLLALLDGPSDKMKYILQKAWRKLQQETNDISAHDLVRTCYEEDGEQSDTAEALEWRIQRALGRDLFVRAAREDLTDLVAPGQVTVLKLNQLSKDDQQMLAAALLRKLYEAREEAMRGDDDRLDFPLFTLLEEGHRFAPDGNARSLGILRTILSEGRKFGFGVGIISQRPSKLDADVLSQCGTQVIMQIQNPNDQQAIQQSVESAGQDVLDELPGLTPGQAVISGDAMNTPVLTRIRHRHTEHGADSLNATSEWRTSWETHNEEQNRSVVNAYDEEEDDVDDTAL; via the coding sequence ATGAGCAACGACCTGCCCGACCCGCCGCAGAATCGAAATGTACCTGCCGCATCGGACACGGTCGTCGGGACCGTCGAACAACCCGGCGATTCCGCCGACGAGTTTCAGTTCATCGCCCCGAACGACATCGACGTCCGGACGGGCGAGTTCATCGTGTACAACACGACCGTCGAAGGCGAACACCACAACGTTCTCGCCCGCGTCACAAACACCGAACAGGAACGCGGCCTCCCTGGTGACTTCCTCGCCAACCCGGGCGTCGATTCCGACGCCGTCGCCGACGCCCTCGGCGTCCCCACTGGCGATGTCGAACTAAACAGCGTGACCGCACGCATCATCGGGTACTTCAACGACGACATGGGGACGTTCACCAACCCGCGATCACTCCCTGACCCCGGATCACGCGTCTACCTTGCCAACAACGCCTTCCTCGAAGCTGTCCTTCCAAACGCAGACTGGGAAAGTGACGCCGGACTCGCCCACGTCGGCTGGCTGCTCAATCGGCCAGCACGCGACGCGAACGTCTTCCTCCCCATTGACGAATTCGCCTCAACCCACCTCGCCATCCTCGCGTCGACAGGCAGCGGGAAATCCTACACCGCGAGCGTCATTATGGAAGAAATGATGCGGCCGTCCTCCCGCGCCGCCATGCTCGTCTTCGACCCGCACGGCGAATATGACACACTCGAAGATATGCGGAAATCAAAGTACGAGGACGTATTTAGCGACGGTGACTACACCCCGGAGGTCAACATCGTCCAACCGGACGAGATCACAATTGCCATCCCCGACCTCAACTACGGCGATCTCCTCGCACTCTTGGATGGCCCGAGTGACAAAATGAAATACATCCTCCAGAAAGCCTGGCGCAAACTCCAACAGGAAACAAACGACATCAGCGCTCACGACCTCGTCCGGACATGCTATGAGGAGGACGGCGAGCAGAGTGACACTGCAGAAGCACTGGAGTGGCGGATTCAACGCGCACTCGGCCGTGACCTATTCGTTCGCGCCGCCCGTGAGGATTTGACGGACCTCGTCGCACCGGGCCAAGTGACTGTACTCAAACTCAACCAACTGTCGAAAGACGATCAGCAGATGCTTGCCGCCGCACTCCTCCGAAAACTGTACGAAGCCCGCGAGGAAGCGATGCGGGGCGACGATGACCGACTCGACTTCCCGCTGTTCACACTCCTCGAAGAAGGCCACCGCTTCGCCCCCGACGGCAACGCACGGTCACTCGGCATTCTCCGAACAATCCTCTCCGAAGGCCGCAAGTTCGGCTTCGGTGTCGGCATCATCTCTCAACGCCCCTCGAAACTCGACGCCGACGTTCTCTCCCAATGCGGTACCCAAGTCATCATGCAGATCCAGAACCCGAACGACCAACAAGCCATCCAGCAATCCGTCGAAAGCGCCGGCCAAGACGTCCTCGACGAACTCCCCGGCCTCACCCCCGGCCAAGCAGTCATCTCCGGCGACGCAATGAACACCCCCGTACTGACACGCATCCGGCACCGCCACACCGAACACGGCGCGGACAGCCTCAATGCGACGTCGGAATGGCGCACAAGCTGGGAAACACACAATGAAGAACAGAACCGAAGCGTCGTCAACGCCTACGACGAAGAAGAAGACGACGTAGACGACACTGCCCTCTGA
- a CDS encoding DNA double-strand break repair nuclease NurA produces MPFYPESALDGLREHTSEIREFARDESDTVAKYQDALRDALKDYEADPLQAELGPGRYPGALPTREWNDNGAPVVPFERSASWDNHEAVNEYAKDVLEGVTTIAADGSELGPTSEFTVPLGLVQVAWMANHHHEDGNYDEGVNTRVLGPRAVTTASDSEDGLRYPDGQAPGHERYRDEGKTVIECIERFAELNPPPVVLYDGPLVPTFANTYAPDVRDGHYRRTMARVLAASEHHGVPVVGYSAGSTRTNIAKLLRRTYRDRLHNEPFVADSRILDAFTTNWGDRSQLFIHRQDGTVDAMEASYRGATHEFATDVLFTYLDIPDGNAMDYLEFPGWILREGLVDDVIDVVRAETGVGRGYPEVLQQADANAVLNTDAERRFLALVQNFAEEEEGLPIEWDAKTLSKQRRRR; encoded by the coding sequence ATGCCGTTCTACCCAGAAAGCGCGCTCGATGGGCTCCGTGAACATACCAGTGAGATTCGAGAGTTCGCACGCGACGAGTCCGACACAGTGGCGAAGTACCAAGACGCGTTGCGGGACGCGCTCAAAGACTACGAAGCAGATCCGCTTCAGGCGGAACTCGGTCCCGGCCGCTATCCCGGTGCGCTCCCAACCCGCGAATGGAACGACAACGGTGCCCCAGTCGTTCCGTTTGAGCGATCAGCGTCGTGGGACAATCACGAGGCCGTCAACGAGTACGCGAAAGACGTCTTGGAAGGCGTGACGACAATTGCAGCCGACGGGTCGGAACTCGGTCCGACGAGTGAATTCACCGTTCCGCTCGGCCTCGTGCAAGTCGCGTGGATGGCAAACCATCACCACGAGGACGGCAACTACGACGAAGGTGTCAACACGCGGGTCCTCGGACCACGCGCAGTCACCACAGCCTCTGACAGCGAGGACGGGCTCCGGTACCCGGACGGGCAAGCACCAGGGCACGAACGCTACCGCGACGAAGGAAAGACAGTCATCGAGTGCATCGAGCGCTTCGCGGAACTCAACCCACCACCGGTCGTTCTGTACGATGGGCCGCTCGTCCCCACGTTCGCCAACACGTACGCTCCCGACGTGCGCGACGGGCACTATCGCCGCACGATGGCCCGCGTACTCGCAGCGAGCGAACATCACGGCGTCCCAGTCGTTGGGTACTCGGCTGGAAGCACGCGGACCAACATCGCCAAACTTCTTCGCCGAACGTACAGAGACCGCCTGCACAATGAACCGTTCGTCGCAGACTCCCGCATCCTCGATGCGTTCACGACCAACTGGGGTGACCGATCACAGCTATTCATCCACCGGCAAGACGGCACCGTCGACGCGATGGAAGCCAGCTACCGGGGAGCCACTCACGAGTTCGCCACGGACGTCCTGTTCACGTACCTCGACATCCCTGACGGGAACGCAATGGACTATCTGGAGTTCCCCGGCTGGATTCTCCGCGAGGGACTCGTCGACGACGTGATTGATGTTGTGCGGGCCGAGACTGGCGTCGGTCGCGGCTATCCGGAGGTCCTCCAGCAAGCGGACGCAAACGCTGTCCTGAACACAGACGCTGAGCGCCGGTTTCTCGCGCTCGTTCAGAACTTCGCCGAAGAAGAAGAAGGTCTCCCCATCGAGTGGGACGCGAAAACTCTGAGTAAACAGCGACGACGCCGCTGA